Part of the Nitrospira sp. SG-bin1 genome is shown below.
CAAGGCTGCCGCTTTGTGGGCGCCTCCCTGCGGCTCCTTCTCTTCCGCAGGCGTTCGGCGTGTTGTATGCCATCGACGATCCCCCTGTGGAAGGACTGATCGCCGGCATGCACGCACTCGAAAAGCTCGGCATCGATCCGTCGCGAGGCGCATCATTCTTCTCTCGCAGTCGTGAACCTATGGACGAGTATGGGGAGGAATTCAAGCACGCGATGACGTCGGCAGTGGGAGAGCCGGAACTGCATATTCTCGCGGTCGAGGCCGCTGTCGAAACCCTGAACTGCTTCGAGTCATGGCTCGAATACCGACACCGGCCTCAACGTGCCGATCATTCACCCAGGCATGCCTGGTCTAAATACAGGCCGTTCAACATGTCGCCTGCGGACAGGGACCGCGTCAGTGGCGCGGCCTGATCGTGATGGATCAGGCCACCATGGCGGCGAAGAAGATCGACGGGGTCGGTGCGACATTCCGATCGCCTCAATCATACATCCATACATCCATACATCGTGACCTAACCACGGGAGGGAGGGTTGGCCCATGCCCCAGTCATCGCATCTCGCATCGGATTTTCGCGGTCGTGAAGAGCATATTCTGAAGGAATGGATCGGCTACCAACTGAGCTCCATGACGCTCAGGCGGGATTTGATCAAGGAGCAACAGTTACGGGAGGAATCCCGTCGTTTCCTGAGCCTGTTCGTGGAGGCGATCCAACACAACTGGGATAGTGCGTCGCCCGAGTGGAAAGAGCTCAAGGATTGCCTTGCGGACATCACCCGTTCTCGGGCGCAGCAGGGATTCAGCCCGAGCGAGACCGCCACCTTTGTACTCTCCTTGAAGCAACCGCTCTTCGATGTCGTCCAACAGCGTCAAGGGCTGGATGCACAGACGATGGCGAAGGAACTATGGGAACTGACGGTACTGTTGGATAAATTGGGACTGCATACGACGGAAGTCTATCAAAAAAGCCGCGAGGAGGTGATCGCGCGCCAACAACAGGAACTCCTCGAGCTCTCCACTCCGGTCGTCCAGTTATGGGATGAAATTCTCGCCCTCCCGTTGATCGGCACACTCGACAGCGCCCGCACGCAGGTGGTGATGGAAAACCTGCTTCAGCGGATCGTGGAAACCGGAGCCCGGATCGCCGTCATCGATATCACCGGTGTGCCGACGGTCGATACGCTCGTCGCGCAGCACTTGATGAAGACGGTGTCGGCGGCCCGCCTGATGGGAGCCGATTGCATCATCAGCGGCATTCGCCCGCAAATCGCTCAGACGATCGTCCATTTGGGAGTCAACCTGAACGATATCATCACGAAGTCCACGCTGGCGGATGCGTTTCGGATCGCCTTGCAGCGAACGGGCGCCACGATCGCCAAAGACACCGTTTCGGTATAAGCGCGGACGCGAGCGTGAACCGGGACCGATGCGCGGGGTGCCTACCCCGAAGCACCCGGTGTCCTAGGACAGAAGATGTGGAGAGAAGGACAATGGAGCGAATCCCGATCCTGAAAATGGGACCATATCTGCTGGTGACGATCCAAGTCGACATGCATGATCGCGTGGCCATGACGCTTCAGGAGGAGCTGACCGATCAAATCGTGAAGCAACGGTCGAGCGGCGTGTTGCTCGATATCTCCTCCGTCGACGTGGTGGACTCCTTCATCGGCCGCATGATCGGAAACATTGCGTCCATGTCGCGCGTCTTGGACGCGGAAACCGTCGTCGTCGGCATGCGACCGGCCGTCGCCATCACCTTGGTCGAATTGGGCATGGCTCTCCCCGGCGTGCGAACCGCGCTCAACGTGGACGCCGGCATGGCCTTGCTCAAATCGAACGGAAAGGTGGCGACCAATGGCCGTCTTGCGCGATGAGACGATGGACGTGCGGTCCACCGACGACATCATCAAGGCACGCCGGTTGGTGCGCGACTGCGCGGCGACACAGGGATTGTCCTTGGTCGACCAGACGAAACTCGT
Proteins encoded:
- a CDS encoding anti-anti-sigma factor — protein: MERIPILKMGPYLLVTIQVDMHDRVAMTLQEELTDQIVKQRSSGVLLDISSVDVVDSFIGRMIGNIASMSRVLDAETVVVGMRPAVAITLVELGMALPGVRTALNVDAGMALLKSNGKVATNGRLAR
- a CDS encoding anti-anti-sigma factor, which codes for MPQSSHLASDFRGREEHILKEWIGYQLSSMTLRRDLIKEQQLREESRRFLSLFVEAIQHNWDSASPEWKELKDCLADITRSRAQQGFSPSETATFVLSLKQPLFDVVQQRQGLDAQTMAKELWELTVLLDKLGLHTTEVYQKSREEVIARQQQELLELSTPVVQLWDEILALPLIGTLDSARTQVVMENLLQRIVETGARIAVIDITGVPTVDTLVAQHLMKTVSAARLMGADCIISGIRPQIAQTIVHLGVNLNDIITKSTLADAFRIALQRTGATIAKDTVSV